The genomic stretch TTCTTTGATAAGAACGGAGACAACCTCAGGATTTTCTGAAATTTTGGAATACAGTAACTCTGCGACTATTTCGTCATTTTGATTTGAGAGGAACATTGGAAAATAGGTTCGCAGGTTTTTCTGCGTATCATAAATAGCATTGATTCCGTCTTTGAAATGAAACAAATAGATTTTCAAAAGATCATCCAATATCTCACTAATAGGATTTTCCATTAAAAATTCCCATTCAGGAATGGATGGAGGCTCCTCGTTTCTAATCTTCTCAATGAGTATGTTTTTCTGGATTTGGATCGCCAATTCTTCAGGTTGAATAACAGTATCACCTGAAGTTTCAATCTGATTTTTATTAGCTTCATCCCTTTTCAGTTTTACAGCCATGCCAACTACAGACAGCATGAACATGGACTTCCCACCACCACTTACTTCATCAAAGTCTATTCGAATTCCTACAATGCCATTTGCACCAACCTGCTGTGCTTTCCGCTTCAATTTATCAATCCCTATTTTGTATATCTTCTCCAGTTTATTTTGATAGATATCAGAAGACCCACCAAAAATATCAGACAATGACACTCCAAAGTCAGAAAAAATATTCGTACCCAATACCACATTGGTAGAAATCAAATCGAAGTACCGTTCGATGTTCATCCCTTCTATGGATTCTGTACTCGAAATAAGGATGGATAAGGTCATAATATATTAGTTCATATGTTTTAAATATTCTTCAAACTTCATAGGAAAAATAAAAAGTTTATCAAACTTATAATAAATCCCTTCTTTTCTACACCCCTCATTCACCAACTTTTCTTCATTAAATAACTCAGGAAAAACTTCAGTCACTAACTTATTAAACGAATTCAGATTAAAGGAAGGATCAACTATGTATACTTTCATCTTCTTATTTCCAATAAATGCAGACCTTATACTAGAATTGATATGTGCATCTGAAAATGAATACCCGATAATATACATTTCATCAGCCTGCAAACAATCCATCTCAAAACTAGCATGCATTTGCTTAAATGGTGTATTGAAGCTTCTTTGAATTTTTCTGTAACCAGCAATTATGTTAGACAGAACAAATGGTCTTCCAACCTCGAGTTTTATGTGAGCCTTGGACTGTTCCTCAGTAAATTCTAAATAAGGAAAATCACCTAATTCAAATACAAATTCTTCAAGCCCGTAACTCTCTTTATGATTTGACAAATGCCAATAGGTTGACCCGTGTAAATTATAATGACAATTCTGTTCTCTATTGAAGAGGATTTGATTCGCATCAGGAGATTTTTCTATAAAACCTTGAAAAATCTGAACGTCTGCCCCCTTTCCTTTTTCCTGCATATAATTTTCAAACAGAACTTTGTAAAGCTTATCATAATTGAGTGTGTAAGACCGTATAAAAGAGTGGTCTAAGCCAATTTTCGAAGCCCAAGCGTTAAATAGACTGACTAAATAAATTCTTTCTTTTTTTTCACATAAGTCAAAATGTTGATCACAGGGTAAAATTTTAGAATCCTCATTAGACAAATGTCTTGAATATTTATGCACAAAAAGCCTGATTGACCTAAGAATAGCATTTAACGAATCTACTAAATTTTCGTATATGCCATCCCCATTTGAAAAACAAGCTTCTAAATCCTTTTCAAAGTCAGGTTTTAGATCAAAAAAGTGAGGAAGTATACGCTTTTCTCCCTCCTCTATTGGGATATGATAATACAAAATCAATTCCTCTACCACGCTTATAATATCCTCAAAATTTATTTCAATTTGAACTTTCTCAGGGCTTTGAGAAGATTTATAAACGAGAAAATTATAAATCAAATTTGTAAATTGGCTATTTGCATGGGTTGTATTCTCATTCTCTAATTTACCAAGAATTAAATCAGTTACTTTTGCGGTACTTGGGCCACCCCATGACATAGCTGCACCTGCACCAAGCAAGAAAACCTTTCGTTTTTTCTTAGGTTCATTCATGTACTTATTGATTTCAATCAATATACTAAAACCTTTGAAATTACTACCCGAAACAGTTTCAGATTACTCGGTTCTTAGAGTAAGCCCTGAGTGACACTCAGGGAGGCGTACAAATTTCCCGGCGTCTCTCCGCGCCCTACTCCGTGCTGCCCGCGGCTAAAAACAAAAAAAACGGGCCTCTCGGCCCGGTTTTCAATTCCAATTTCTATCAAAGCGGATGTACCGTCAACAGATCACCATCCTTTTGGACTTTGGCGAGCTCCTTCTTGGTCAAACCTTTCATGGCCACATCCCATTTCTTGTTGCTTAGCCCGGTTTGTTCTTTAAGCTTTGACAAGTCAATTGGGTGTTCTTTTTTAAGTAAATCCATTACCAGTTTCTCCTCTTCAGTCATTTCCACCTGTTTTTTCTCCGGGCGCATCTGAGGGAAGAACAGCACCTCCTGAATGGTAGTATTATTGGTCATCAGCATGGTCAGTCGGTCTATACCTATACCAAGACCAGAGGTAGGAGGCATCCCATATTCCAATGCACGGAGAAAATCCTCATCCATAGCCATGGCTTCGTCGTCACCTCGTTCAGCCAGTTTCAGTTGATCTTCAAAGCGCTCACGCTGATCGATCGGATCATTAAGCTCGGTGTAGGCATTGCCGATTTCTTTGCCGTTTACAAAAAGTTCGAATCGCTCTACCAGCCCAGGTTCAGTTCTGTGCTTTTTAGCCAATGGGGTCATCTCTATAGGGTAATCCGTGATGAAAGTAGGCTGGATCAAGTTAGCCTCCACCTTCTCACCGAAGATCTCATCCACCAGTTTGCCTTTGCCCATGGAGTCATCCACAGCTATTCCTATTTCCGCACAGACTGTCCGTAAGCCCGCTTCATCCATCTTGCTGACATCTATACCCGCATATTCCTTAATGGAGTCATACATGGTCAACCTTCTATATGGCCCGGCAAATTCAATTTCATGATTGCCCACTGTGATGTTGGTTTTGCCATGGATTGATTGTGTCACCTGCTCGATCATCTCCTCCACCATTTTCATCATCCAGATGTAGTCCTTATAGGCTACGTAGATCTCCATGGAGGTGAATTCCGGGTTATGCGTACGGTCCATGCCTTCATTTCGGAACATCTTCCCAAACTCATAAACCCCATCAAAACCTCCAACAATCAATCTCTTAAGATAAAGCTCATTTGCTATACGCAAATAGAGAGGCATATCCAAGGTATTGTGGTGTGTATTGAAGGGGCGTGCAGCAGCACCTCCGTGAACCGCCTGCAAAATCGGGGTCTCCACTTCCAGCCATCCGTGATCGTCGAAATATCGACGCATTTGGGTGATGATTCTGGAGCGGGTTATAAAAACTTTCTTCACTTCCGGGTTAACAGTCAGATCCACATACCGCTGACGAT from Algoriphagus sp. NG3 encodes the following:
- the lysS gene encoding lysine--tRNA ligase, giving the protein MQLLSEQELERRKDREELMKLGINPYPAEAFPINVTSEDIHRNYENRKNDYKGVSIAGRLMSRRIMGSASFGEIQDATGRLQFYVRRDDICEGEDKTLYNTVFKKLLGIGDFLGLKGYIFTTQTGEISLHVTELTVLSKAVKPLPIVKRDEDGNVHDGFTDPELRYRQRYVDLTVNPEVKKVFITRSRIITQMRRYFDDHGWLEVETPILQAVHGGAAARPFNTHHNTLDMPLYLRIANELYLKRLIVGGFDGVYEFGKMFRNEGMDRTHNPEFTSMEIYVAYKDYIWMMKMVEEMIEQVTQSIHGKTNITVGNHEIEFAGPYRRLTMYDSIKEYAGIDVSKMDEAGLRTVCAEIGIAVDDSMGKGKLVDEIFGEKVEANLIQPTFITDYPIEMTPLAKKHRTEPGLVERFELFVNGKEIGNAYTELNDPIDQRERFEDQLKLAERGDDEAMAMDEDFLRALEYGMPPTSGLGIGIDRLTMLMTNNTTIQEVLFFPQMRPEKKQVEMTEEEKLVMDLLKKEHPIDLSKLKEQTGLSNKKWDVAMKGLTKKELAKVQKDGDLLTVHPL
- a CDS encoding YbjQ family protein, which produces MTLSILISSTESIEGMNIERYFDLISTNVVLGTNIFSDFGVSLSDIFGGSSDIYQNKLEKIYKIGIDKLKRKAQQVGANGIVGIRIDFDEVSGGGKSMFMLSVVGMAVKLKRDEANKNQIETSGDTVIQPEELAIQIQKNILIEKIRNEEPPSIPEWEFLMENPISEILDDLLKIYLFHFKDGINAIYDTQKNLRTYFPMFLSNQNDEIVAELLYSKISENPEVVSVLIKESRCFCPERTLGLIKAGDNNLAIHTLESDKRGYRNADLINMNEIVRELENLPDTGKIEMVKGLLGGSKEKFICERNHQNSVDVQFCTADGCGRNIKGIRESGLRKIEAFKLKSKALDCLLN
- a CDS encoding SIR2 family protein; its protein translation is MNEPKKKRKVFLLGAGAAMSWGGPSTAKVTDLILGKLENENTTHANSQFTNLIYNFLVYKSSQSPEKVQIEINFEDIISVVEELILYYHIPIEEGEKRILPHFFDLKPDFEKDLEACFSNGDGIYENLVDSLNAILRSIRLFVHKYSRHLSNEDSKILPCDQHFDLCEKKERIYLVSLFNAWASKIGLDHSFIRSYTLNYDKLYKVLFENYMQEKGKGADVQIFQGFIEKSPDANQILFNREQNCHYNLHGSTYWHLSNHKESYGLEEFVFELGDFPYLEFTEEQSKAHIKLEVGRPFVLSNIIAGYRKIQRSFNTPFKQMHASFEMDCLQADEMYIIGYSFSDAHINSSIRSAFIGNKKMKVYIVDPSFNLNSFNKLVTEVFPELFNEEKLVNEGCRKEGIYYKFDKLFIFPMKFEEYLKHMN